A region of the Aedes albopictus strain Foshan unplaced genomic scaffold, AalbF5 HiC_scaffold_578, whole genome shotgun sequence genome:
ATAGATTttaagaaaattcgattgtcgggtgtgaggaaacttcgggtttcaagcGCGACGACAATATTAACATTGAATGCCTGGGTgcgatcttcaaaatcgcgaggcaaatcgtTTGAAAGAGAGAAATAAAGATAGCAAAACTATAACACTGCCTCTAGTATGACGTATCACCCTGAAGAAATAGCCTTGCTCTGAACTTCCCTTctacgcataactgtcccatgttatatgtgattgccatataacatgggacaatcgggcgtagaacggcagtgaagATCTTGTACACTAAAAATAATCCGCATCTATTTTGTATATGCagcgcacatagatttttgcaatcaagcttCGCCCATAAATTTTATTGGCTCTGCACATAGAACCAGATTTCTAGCCCCTCTTAGTTTCTACATGCAATGCAGATAAATATTAAAGGTCTCTACCTTTTCATTTTATTGGCCAACCTCTTGCTTTTTATGTGTGTTCACAAATAAATACTatggatatttttttcagaaataaaataataattcagGGTTAATTTTCATGCTAAAAAAAgagtaccgtctaccctcgttcgtttgaccgcatgtaatctgaacactttttagtttgaccccctctaatctgcacatcgttcaaactaaaaatggttcaaacgtcattctggtaatggaacggtgtgaaacggaacgcagaaccaaaataaaacaccaaatcaggttgccagtagtgtgtttttcgatgctaacagagttgctagacgttcaaattaaaaatgaaccccgttggtttgcatgaggtgccgttcaaacgaacgggggtagacggtatgtatATATTTTAAACGGAAACAATCGATATTGCTTGGATCATTCCAAAATCGATATTGCTTGGATCATTCCAAAAGCAATTTTCCGGGTTTCCGACAGAATCCACTTattcgcgagcggtaatggcggcggcgggcacaaataaccgattcgaattttgacgtttcgtggggatcgcaatcggttggcgccatcaaacggtgggcagaggggtgaggaggagtatgaaactgttttgacttttccccaagaaacgtcaaaatccgaaccggttggacatgcccgccgccgccattaccgctcgcggataagtggattagCAGATCCGGGCCAAGCGAAACAGCAACTTTGGCGGGCGAATGGGCGAGATCTTCAAATACGGTGGATCCAGAAGAGTGGGGGCATGCCTCTGGTTGAATTTGGTGAACTTTTGCTCCTAGCGTTTCCGTGGTGCAAACGAGGTGCCGTTTACTGGTACGTTGGACTTCTGCGTGCTGGAGCTTTTTCCCCGGAAGATCACGGGACGCGAGCGTCACAAAAGCTGACCAGCTTTGAAGCGTCGTAAACTCAATCTGTGGAGATATATCGGTTGTTAAAACCATGTAACAAGATTTACCATGTAACAAGATTTACCCATTTTGACTACAAGGTTTGTATACCTGCAAGGTACCACATGTTTGAAATATTAATATAGTCGAATATCAATATTCGAACTAATTTTGCCAATAAATcggttaaggtgatacgggacactgttaattttgctatcttccgtctctttcatcatcattaccctcgaaactttgacgatGCAAATCACTAGTTCCAGTGGACTGATCCAACTGAAAACTTAGTCGAGCATACAAACGATCAATTTTTCCAGCCCTTATTTCTATGCAGAAGAACTCGtgatttgcatcttcaaagtttgagagcaacgattgatgattctgatgacgCCCCGTAAAGCCTAGTTGCCAACAACTTCCTCGATGGTTACGTATTGAGCCTGATGGCAGAGCCTAATGTCGTCACACATATTAAACTTCCAACTGTTAAATATattttatccacttatccgcgagcggtaatggcggcggcgggcatgtccaaccggttcggattttgacgtttcttggggaaaagtcaaaacagtttcatactcctcctcacccctctgcccaccgtttgatggcgccaaccgattgcgatccccacgaaacgtcaaaattcgaatcggttatttgtgcccgccgccgccattaccgctcgcgaatAAGTGGATATGTAACCTTGCTTGCAGAACGTGTGTGCGCATGTAGATTGTAATAGTGCAATTAGATGGATTTTACATATAATACGAGCTAATTTTCTTACGTGTAGTGGGTATATAGGGTAGATTTTCGGACATAATTGAATCCAAAACCACAAACTATCTGAATTTCctacaacatttataacgcaATGCAATTTCATCATTCATTCGGCCATATCACAAACCTCAATTTCTAGTTTACATTCGGTAGTCTGATGTATACCGGGCTGCTCTTGTTCCCCGTGGACGGCAGCCATTGCCACCGGACCCAGATCCCTGAGTGTATCCAATCCATGCTCTGCGAAACGGTGCGCCTTATATTCGGAAAACTTATTGTACCCTTCATAGCATTGATCGCAGTTGTAGAGTTTAGCCTTCGTATGGGTACGCTCGTGCAGCCTCCGCTCACGATTCCTTATGAACGACGCCGGACAGAAACCGCACTTGAACGGTCGGATTCCCAGGTGGACTTGATTTTCGTGCATGGTTCTGTCACTGGTTTTGTAGTACCGCTTTTCACAATGTCGGCACTGATACGGCTTCTCCTTCGTGTGAGTCATCTGATGGGACTGGAACACATTTCTACTGGTGAAGGATTTCGAACATAATGTGCATTGAAACAACCTGGCTTTGGAGTGAACCGTGTTCATATggtcttttagaattcctttgcGTAAAAATCCTCGGCCACAAATGTCGCAAACATGAGACCTCTTTGCACTGTGTACTTCCTGATGATTTCGAAAACCACCTAGCGACATGAACGTTTTATCGCATTCAGAACACTGATACTGCGCAACTTTCCCACAGTTACTACGCTCATGCTGTACCAACGTAGATTTCGAAACATATTTTGCTCCACACGTACCGCAAACGTGTTTTCGATTTTTGTCCGAGGACCGATGTCTATCGAAGGCTTGTTCATTTTCAAACCCCTTCAAGCAGATTTCGCAAACGACTTGCGTATGCTCCCGATCCTGCCTGTGCTGGATTCGTAATAGTTCATGAACTGTTTCTGCATGATTCTCAAGGTCTTCGTAAACGTCGAACATCTCGTGGCACCGCACAAAGCAGCAACAAAAGCGACCATCATCTTCGATTACTTTTTGATCTTTTTTCATAGGTTTTGCCGGCTTACCAGAAGAATTCCGATGAGAATTATTCGTAGTTATATGCTTTATTATATGACGTTTGTGAATTGTCGAATAAGTGCAATCACCAATACGGCAGTGATATAAACGAAGTTGTGCTTCAGACTGGTGCCTTAGTAACTCTTCTTGCTGCTGCTGATTCCATTTGAAGCATTTTCTACATTCCAAATCTC
Encoded here:
- the LOC109406514 gene encoding zinc finger protein ZFP2-like, which produces MERYCRVCMAENPAELISLFQIHDNEEEVIANMIIDCTEVMVSDDDNLPQQICEKCLIRLNHAYELRKQCQKSDEAFRAMLMTGASFPNETQQNTKYSADDQKIETLQPNRVDDADDKSEKELITSDPWYGTPSIEDEDMTEAQSVEYLDEDEDYHEYVGSTTKIKTEATSEDKRDHKVRIGTIPEPEFVNKMEEFDHYIVYQVCGERCCGCHMIFPDIDSLSNHCQQDHNNEQISTVRSKLECDTCFKRMESIQLLRKHKQAVQNNVLYYCKLCSSVLEDELSFLKHILMMEDHDVVVDTITLVDKFEEQLSKGSVCCGCEIICRDESDLKKHIAETHFSNTKSVEHDGDLECRKCFKWNQQQQEELLRHQSEAQLRLYHCRIGDCTYSTIHKRHIIKHITTNNSHRNSSGKPAKPMKKDQKVIEDDGRFCCCFVRCHEMFDVYEDLENHAETVHELLRIQHRQDREHTQVVCEICLKGFENEQAFDRHRSSDKNRKHVCGTCGAKYVSKSTLVQHERSNCGKVAQYQCSECDKTFMSLGGFRNHQEVHSAKRSHVCDICGRGFLRKGILKDHMNTVHSKARLFQCTLCSKSFTSRNVFQSHQMTHTKEKPYQCRHCEKRYYKTSDRTMHENQVHLGIRPFKCGFCPASFIRNRERRLHERTHTKAKLYNCDQCYEGYNKFSEYKAHRFAEHGLDTLRDLGPVAMAAVHGEQEQPGIHQTTECKLEIEVCDMAE